In the genome of Alistipes sp. ZOR0009, the window TGGCTGTTCGAAAAGTGATTGGCGCTACCCTGTTTGAGAATATTTGGGCAATGAGCCGTTACATAATGGTAAGAATAATCCCCGCAATTCCGCTTGGAGGCATAGTTGCCTATTTCGCAATGCGCAGCTGGCTAATGGATTTTACCTTCCGAATAGAGATGAAAATTTGGATGTTTGCAGCAGCCATCACCATAACTCTTCTACTTGGGCTAACAATCATTATTCTACAAACTTTTAGGACGGCCATGGTTAACCCATCATCCATTCTCCGAAAAGAGTAGCAAAGAGAAAATACATCGCAATCTTTTAGCTAGATTCGAACCTCACCAGAAACAAATGGCAACCACCGAAACAATACTAATTGTTGATGATAGCAAGAGCGTTTTAGAAGCACTTTCGTTGCTTCTAAAACCTCACTTTGCTACAATAAAAACTCTTTTCAATCCAGAGGAGCTACATTCGACCCTTCATCGGCATCATGCTGATGTGATTCTCCTTGACATGAACTTTAAGGCTGGAATAAACAACGGAAACGAAGGGCTTTTTTGGCTTAACCAGATACTAAAATACTCGCCATCATCTTCGGTTGTTATGATGACGGCCTACGGAGATGTGGAGCTTGCAGTAAAAGCTATTCGCCAAGGGGCTATCGATTTCATCGTAAAACCATGGAGCAACCAAAAGCTAATCGAAACGCTGAAGTCTGCAGCAAGACTGAGCCAATCGAAGCAGAAAATCAAAGTTCAAAATAGGGATACAGGTAAGGAACTCCCTCTTCTTGTTGCACGCTCCATGTCATTCTCCCGAGTGCTTAATTTAATTGCAAAAATTGCAGCAACAGAGGCCAACGTGCTAATTACAGGTGAAAATGGAACGGGCAAGGAAGTTGTCGCCCGCGAAATCCATCGACAATCGGCTCGATCAGAAAAACCAATGGTAAGCGTAGATATGGGAGCCATCCCCGAAACCCTATTCGAGAGCGAACTTTTTGGGCATAAAAAGGGAGCCTTTACCGATGCCCATACCGATAGGGTTGGGAAAATTGAAACAGCATCGAATTCTACCCTGTTTCTCGACGAGATTGGAAATCTCTCAAAATCGGCACAATCCAAGCTACTTTCCGCGCTTCAAAATAGAACAATAGTTCGCGTAGGAGACAATGCGCCGATTCCTGTAAATATGCGATTAGTATGTGCTACAAATAGTAACCTATGGAACATGGTCGGCGAAGGTTCCTTTCGCGAAGATTTACTTTACCGCATAAATACAATCCACCTAGAAATACCTCCGCTAAGAGAGCGACGAGAAGACATAGAACCTCTTGCTCTCCACTTTTTGCAGCAATACTGTCAGAAATATGAAAAGAATAACCTCACCTTCTCGCGAGATGCATTACAGAAGCTGACGCAATACGGCTGGCCGGGAAACATTAGAGAGCTACAGCATGCCGTTGAAAAAGCGGTAATTCTCTCGAAGGAGGATGTTATTACAGGAGATGAATTTACCCTCACAACACCAGCAACACTCCCAACATCTTTTACTGGGACACTGGAAGATATGGAAAAACGGCTTATACGAAACGCTATCGAACGCAATGCAGGCAACATGTCGGCTGTAGCTGCAGAATTAGGCATTACAAGACAAACGCTCTACAATAAAGTAAAGAAATATGAGCTTTAGCAAGAACTACAACTTTCAAGTACTATATTATGTTGGAGCAACAACAATCACGTCTGCATGTACAACTACAGCAATAGTTTTACATTGGGGTATAGTGCCTATAGGGCTACTGTTGCTGCTTCTAATCCTGTCAATCCTAAAACTCTGCCGATTTATACAGCAGATAAACGAACAGGTATTTTATTTTGTTAAAGCGGTAGAAAATAACGACACCAGCATTCTATTTCCCTCTAAAATTGGAAATCCTACGGTTGATAAACTTTACGAAGCCTTAAACCGATTAAATAAACATCTTAACCGAGTGAAAGTCGATAGCCAACTCCAAGAAAAGTACTTTGAGCACATTCTATCGCAGGTTGAAGTTGGCGTAATTCTTTTTAGCAAAAAAGGAATTGTCCGCCAAGCAAACGCAGCAGCACTTCGACTATTTCAAATACCGGTGCTTACCCACCTCCATCAGCTAGATAAGGTTTACAATGAGCTGTCAACACAACTTCTGTTGCTACCTGAAAGTAGCAAGCAGCTTCTATCCATCACAATAAAAGAGGTAAGCGTACAAATAGTGCTACAAAAAACACCTATCCTTATTTCCAACACTCCGTTCTACCTGCTAACGCTTCAGGATATTAGAGGGGAACTCGAACGTAAAGAAATTGAAGCATGGGTTAAGCTTATTCGAGTACTAAATCACGAAATAACAAATTCGCTTACCCCCGTTACTTCCCTATCGGAGTCACTCTATACGTCATGGAAGCAAAATCAGGAAAAGCCCGACCAGCCACTTATAGAGACCACAATCAAAGGACTTAATGTTATAGAAGAACGAAGCCGCTCGCTTGTTAGCTTTGTAAACTCCTACCGAATGCTTACCAAAATACCAAAGTTGGAACTCCATGAGATTGCCATTGAAGATTTCATGAGCCGAATTAGCATCCTAGCATCGCCATATCGTTCCAGCACAATATCAATTACCGTAGAGCCTCCAACATCAACATTCAAATTCGTAGCAGATGAGTCGATGCTCGTACAAGTTATGCTTAACCTAATAAAAAACGGAATCGAAGCTATTGGCTCGAAAGGTGGTGCTATAAAAATAAACGCTTACCCTCAGAATGGTAAAGTAGCGATTACTGTCGAAGATAATGGAGCAGGAATACCGCAAGGAATTGCTGACGAAATCTTCACCCCATTCTTTACAACAAAAGATTTCGGTTCTGGTATTGGATTAAGCTACTCGAAACAAATTATTCGGGCACACAAGGGCTGCCTAAACTTTACCTCAAGCCATGGAAATACCCGATTCACTATTGAAATATAATGTAAAACGAAATCATTTGACCTATTTACAATCTTAGCTTCGATGCAATTGCCTGCTCTCCCTCCTCGCTAGCAGAGTGAACAGCATATAGAGGTAAACTTAGCCGATGTCTGGCAGCAAAATCAGCAAGCCAACCTGCACAATCAGCACCTGTACGCTCCACAAACAACTCGACAGAATCGGCATCAACATCAACAAACTGCAATGTTGCAATACGGCTATCAAATGAAATAAAACGAGGAAAGGCTCCTCGGCGATGGTACTCTTCAATATAAGTGGTAAACTCTTCGTAACTACGAACAACCAGCCAATTTTGCTCTAGGTAAATTTCGTTATCCATTTGAGGATATAAGTCACGAGGGTCTCTATAGTCGTCTAAAAAAACTTTATATGTCTTCATTGCATTAGCTTATTACCGTCAAAGTCGTGCCAATGCATGCATCACATTGAGGAGCGGCAAAGGTAACATTCCTTTTTATCTTAATAATCTCCATTCTCTTTTTGAAGATATTTAGGAGAACCCCATCAATATTTTAAACCATATCGTTTAAAATTGATTTATTTTAACTATTTTTAAATAAATTAAAATATAACATCATCTGGCCCCTATTTATTCATCTTCCTAATTTTTTGCTGATGAAAACGATTGTTTGGACACAACCCAGCCGAATCTTTCACTGGTACATCGCTACAGGGTTTGTATTGGCCTACAGCCTCAGCGACTACATACAAGTACATGCTGCCATAGGGCTTAGCGTTGGAGTAATTCTTCTTTTTCGCATCATTTGGGGCGTAATGGGACCTCGGTATTCGCGCTTTACCGATTTCCCAATATCGCTGAGAAGAATTAAAGCGCTAGTTTTAAATCCAAAGGAAGAAGAACGTAAATATACGGGACACAACCCGCTAGCAGCACTAGTTATGCTTCTTCTAATTGCTGATGGCATCGCTGTAGCCATAACAGGTCTAGTTACCGCACTCTCGGATGATAGCGCATTTTTTGGGACCGCCCTATTCAGCAACTATGAAGGGCATAAAGAAACGCATGAACTTTTAGTAAACCTACTTATCGTACTGGCCATCTCCCACCTTTTGGGGCTTGGAGCCAGCCACCTACACAATCGAGAGATGGAAGTAAGCAAATCTATGTTTACCGGATTCAAGCGCATGCACGGAATAAATGCAAACCTTACATTACTACAAAAGATAATTGCACTAGCTGCAGCGCTTACAACAATAGCAACTTTGACGGTAGTCCTAATCCAATAACCAGCATCTACCCTAACAATACAAAAAGCGCATTGACGAAATTTCCTCATCAATGCGCTTTTTGGCTAACGATTATGCTATTGTATCAAACCAAGCATCTCCTTCTCTCCCAAAAAATAGTTCCGTCCGTAGGCTACATTATTAATAAATTCAGGATCTGCTATCAGGCTTGTTAATGCCTCCACTATATGCCTACTACTAAACAGCCGGAAACAAACATCGCAAGTTGCATCCTCCACATACTGCCGAGGTAGCAAATGAGCATAACGGCTTTCCAATAAAAGATTAACCAACACCCTTGGTCCAAAGGTGCGAATAGCATGGAGTATTATATTTGTTTCTGACCTGTCAAACAACGCTGCCAACGATTCCTTTTTTAGATTCCCTAAAAACAACGGATGCCCAGCAGGTAGGGTTATTGGAGGTCCTATACACGCAATCACATTCCCATTTGGGAAAATGATTGGGTAGCTGGCCATCGAGCAGGCCGCCTTTGAAGGCTCTGACGATAGCACAAGCTGGCCATCATCCATCGTTTCGGAAGCACGCCCAACTGGGAGTGTCACCGTCACATGAATTTGATCTTCATCCACAAAATCAAGAAGTTCATCCCTAAGCCTAAGATACTCCACATCTGCTTCTGATGGAGTAGCAACTGCTATATCATATAGTATCCCCCTTTTTTTGGCGGCCCAAATAGCATTACGAACATTGGCAAGAGGAATAAAAGTTTGATGACCAACATCGGCACTTACCGAAAGCATTTGAATGGAGCTACAACGAGAAAGCACCCTCAAGGCCTCTTCCCGAGTTTCGGCCCAATAGGCATTACTCACCACCGACACAACAAATCGTCGATTAGCAGCATAGGATGAAATGGCAGCAAGGTTTTCTACATTGTAAAAAGGTTCACCTCCTGTTAACGAGATTCCCCTAATATAACCATTCCTATACGATCGAAGCTCATCAATCCACCTAAAGGCATCCTCCAGCAACATCTCCTCCTTCCTGTTCGGACCTGCCTTAACAATGCAATGAGAGCATGCTATTGTACATTTGTACGTAAGCATCATTCCTACATTACTGAGAAACGGAATATCCTCAAATCCTTGATCTTCCATTTACCTAGATATTAAGATTATGAAACCAAGAAAAGGAGCCATCGATATGCTGGCTCCTTTTTAATCCATTCTTACCGAACAGCCTTAGGCACCAACACAACGTTAATCTTATTGTAATCTAGCCCTGCGTTCTTTAACAGATGCCAAGGCACTGGAATCCCCCGCACGCTTTTAAGTTCCTTAATGCGTACAGAAAATTCCTTAATACCCAAATCCTTAAAATCTTTTGAAAATTCTCGAGTAGGAGCAACAACTGCGAAATCGTACATTTCTGCAATCTCCTTGTCCCCTACAATCTCTGGAAGTTTAGCCCTAAGCTTTTCAAGAATCTTAGCATCAATAGCCGGAATTCCTGCCCAATACCTTTTGTCTACAATACGAACAGAACCTTTGAACTTGTCTAAAATACGCGCATTAATTACAATGTTTGCTTTTAAATTGTCCATATCACTTCTCGTTAAAATGCTGCCTACTCTCTATGGTTTTCGGCTTCTCCATTTATTGCATATAAATAGGTCAACAGCAACAGCTGCTGCACACAATATTAAAACAACAAATAAAAAATTCCCAACAAGAAGATTTTAGACATCAAACACAGCGGCAGTAAATCAGCGTAAAACTTAACTATTCAAGTATTTGTTTCAATGTATAGAGTATTACAATAATAGCTTATTTTTAGTTTTAACCAAAACATTTATCCACAAACTAACTATTTATGCAAAAAAACTAATAAAGACAGTATTAAAATGAAGAAACCAATGTAAACAGTTAAAATACGAGTCTCTTCCCAGCAGTTTGTTAATCAATTTAAAGAGCAATAACATCCTTGTTAGATCAACGCTAACTTTGTGAGGATTAATCGACCAAATATGATTTACGGACTTTTTGTAATTTTTTTGTTCTTAACCATTGGTAACCTACTCAGCGACCTCATTGGAGGCTTTATCCCAGGAAGTGTTATCGGAATGCTCCTCCTTTTTGCATCGCTTTTACTTAAAATTGTAAAGGCTGATGATATCAGACCAAGCGCCACCACGCTTACAAGCAATATGGCGTTATTCTTTTTGCCTGCTGGAGTTGGGGTCATTACGGCTACCGCCATCCTCGAAAAGTTTTGGGCATCAATCCTTATTTCAAGCATAATTAGTACCGTCCTAATTATTGTAGCAGTTGCTTGGATTCAACAAAAAATGGAAAAATGGAGACAGTAAAAAATTTATTTGAATCGCAAGCTTTTGTCCTTGCCTTTATCTTTGGAACCTACACCGCTTCTGTTTGGCTCTTTAAGAAAACAAAAATCAGCTTGCTACACCCTTTGCTTACTAGCATATTTGTCACCATTGCTGTATTGGAGATTTTTAAGGTAGAGTATACGACATTCGACAACAGCAGCCATGTTATAAGTTTCCTTCTCGGACCATCAGTTGTTGCGCTTGGAGTAACCCTTTACGACCAAGTTACCCATATAAAAGGCAATCTAGCATCCATACTTACCGCCGTTTTTGTTGGAGCAGTGGTAGGCATTGTGAGTGTAACTTGGGTGCTACACGCAATGGGAGCTAACGAAATGCTCGTTGCAACGCTACAACCTAAATCTGTTACAACACCTATTGCAATGGGCATCTCCCAGAAATTTGGGGGTATACCTTCGCTTACAGCCGTTATTGTTGTTGCCGTAGGAATATTTGGTGGAATTGTTGGCCCCTTTATTCTTGACAAGCTAGGCATCACAAGCAAGATTGCCCGTGGTTTAGCACTTGGAGCGGCCGCTCACGGCATGGGAACCGCC includes:
- a CDS encoding sigma-54-dependent transcriptional regulator, whose amino-acid sequence is MATTETILIVDDSKSVLEALSLLLKPHFATIKTLFNPEELHSTLHRHHADVILLDMNFKAGINNGNEGLFWLNQILKYSPSSSVVMMTAYGDVELAVKAIRQGAIDFIVKPWSNQKLIETLKSAARLSQSKQKIKVQNRDTGKELPLLVARSMSFSRVLNLIAKIAATEANVLITGENGTGKEVVAREIHRQSARSEKPMVSVDMGAIPETLFESELFGHKKGAFTDAHTDRVGKIETASNSTLFLDEIGNLSKSAQSKLLSALQNRTIVRVGDNAPIPVNMRLVCATNSNLWNMVGEGSFREDLLYRINTIHLEIPPLRERREDIEPLALHFLQQYCQKYEKNNLTFSRDALQKLTQYGWPGNIRELQHAVEKAVILSKEDVITGDEFTLTTPATLPTSFTGTLEDMEKRLIRNAIERNAGNMSAVAAELGITRQTLYNKVKKYEL
- a CDS encoding sensor histidine kinase yields the protein MSFSKNYNFQVLYYVGATTITSACTTTAIVLHWGIVPIGLLLLLLILSILKLCRFIQQINEQVFYFVKAVENNDTSILFPSKIGNPTVDKLYEALNRLNKHLNRVKVDSQLQEKYFEHILSQVEVGVILFSKKGIVRQANAAALRLFQIPVLTHLHQLDKVYNELSTQLLLLPESSKQLLSITIKEVSVQIVLQKTPILISNTPFYLLTLQDIRGELERKEIEAWVKLIRVLNHEITNSLTPVTSLSESLYTSWKQNQEKPDQPLIETTIKGLNVIEERSRSLVSFVNSYRMLTKIPKLELHEIAIEDFMSRISILASPYRSSTISITVEPPTSTFKFVADESMLVQVMLNLIKNGIEAIGSKGGAIKINAYPQNGKVAITVEDNGAGIPQGIADEIFTPFFTTKDFGSGIGLSYSKQIIRAHKGCLNFTSSHGNTRFTIEI
- a CDS encoding cyclic-phosphate processing receiver domain-containing protein; translated protein: MKTYKVFLDDYRDPRDLYPQMDNEIYLEQNWLVVRSYEEFTTYIEEYHRRGAFPRFISFDSRIATLQFVDVDADSVELFVERTGADCAGWLADFAARHRLSLPLYAVHSASEEGEQAIASKLRL
- a CDS encoding cytochrome b/b6 domain-containing protein gives rise to the protein MKTIVWTQPSRIFHWYIATGFVLAYSLSDYIQVHAAIGLSVGVILLFRIIWGVMGPRYSRFTDFPISLRRIKALVLNPKEEERKYTGHNPLAALVMLLLIADGIAVAITGLVTALSDDSAFFGTALFSNYEGHKETHELLVNLLIVLAISHLLGLGASHLHNREMEVSKSMFTGFKRMHGINANLTLLQKIIALAAALTTIATLTVVLIQ
- a CDS encoding radical SAM protein — protein: MEDQGFEDIPFLSNVGMMLTYKCTIACSHCIVKAGPNRKEEMLLEDAFRWIDELRSYRNGYIRGISLTGGEPFYNVENLAAISSYAANRRFVVSVVSNAYWAETREEALRVLSRCSSIQMLSVSADVGHQTFIPLANVRNAIWAAKKRGILYDIAVATPSEADVEYLRLRDELLDFVDEDQIHVTVTLPVGRASETMDDGQLVLSSEPSKAACSMASYPIIFPNGNVIACIGPPITLPAGHPLFLGNLKKESLAALFDRSETNIILHAIRTFGPRVLVNLLLESRYAHLLPRQYVEDATCDVCFRLFSSRHIVEALTSLIADPEFINNVAYGRNYFLGEKEMLGLIQ
- a CDS encoding CidA/LrgA family protein, with translation MIYGLFVIFLFLTIGNLLSDLIGGFIPGSVIGMLLLFASLLLKIVKADDIRPSATTLTSNMALFFLPAGVGVITATAILEKFWASILISSIISTVLIIVAVAWIQQKMEKWRQ
- a CDS encoding LrgB family protein — its product is METVKNLFESQAFVLAFIFGTYTASVWLFKKTKISLLHPLLTSIFVTIAVLEIFKVEYTTFDNSSHVISFLLGPSVVALGVTLYDQVTHIKGNLASILTAVFVGAVVGIVSVTWVLHAMGANEMLVATLQPKSVTTPIAMGISQKFGGIPSLTAVIVVAVGIFGGIVGPFILDKLGITSKIARGLALGAAAHGMGTARAMELGAIEGAISGLAIGLMGAATALMMPLVRLFL